Proteins from one Mesorhizobium sp. M9A.F.Ca.ET.002.03.1.2 genomic window:
- the trxB gene encoding thioredoxin-disulfide reductase, which translates to MTTKHAPVLIIGSGPAGYTAAIYAARAMLKPMLVAGLQQGGQLMITTDVENYPGFADPIQGPWLMEQMLKQAEHVGTDIINDIITEVDLNVRPFRAKGDSGTIYTADALIIATGAQAKWLGIPSEQTFMGFGVSACATCDGFFYRGKDVAVIGGGNSAVEEALYLSNLAKSVTVIHRRSDFRAERILSERLFKKDNVRVIWDTVVDEITGQSGKMPLPPSVEGLKLRNLVTGQEMHLTVDGVFVAIGHAPAVELFAGKLKQKPNGYLWTAPDSTCTDVPGVFAAGDVTDDIYRQAVTAAGLGCMAALEAEKYLAGIEVHREAAE; encoded by the coding sequence ATGACCACCAAGCACGCACCCGTTCTCATCATCGGCTCCGGCCCCGCCGGCTATACGGCGGCAATCTACGCCGCCCGCGCCATGCTGAAGCCGATGCTGGTCGCCGGTCTGCAGCAGGGTGGTCAGCTGATGATCACCACCGACGTGGAAAACTATCCGGGATTCGCCGATCCGATCCAGGGTCCGTGGCTGATGGAACAAATGCTGAAGCAAGCCGAGCATGTCGGCACCGATATCATCAACGACATCATCACCGAGGTTGACCTCAATGTGCGCCCGTTCCGGGCCAAGGGCGATTCCGGCACGATCTATACAGCCGACGCGCTGATCATCGCCACCGGTGCGCAGGCGAAATGGCTGGGCATTCCGAGCGAACAGACCTTCATGGGCTTCGGCGTTTCGGCCTGCGCCACCTGCGACGGCTTCTTCTATCGCGGCAAGGATGTCGCGGTGATCGGCGGCGGCAATTCGGCGGTGGAGGAGGCGCTCTACCTCTCCAACCTGGCAAAGAGCGTGACGGTCATCCACCGGCGCAGCGACTTCCGCGCCGAGCGTATCCTGAGCGAGCGGCTGTTCAAGAAGGACAATGTCCGCGTCATCTGGGACACCGTCGTCGACGAGATCACCGGCCAGTCCGGCAAGATGCCGCTGCCGCCTTCGGTGGAAGGGCTGAAGCTGCGCAATCTGGTGACCGGCCAGGAGATGCATCTGACGGTCGACGGCGTGTTCGTGGCGATCGGCCATGCGCCGGCGGTCGAGCTGTTCGCCGGCAAGCTGAAGCAGAAGCCGAACGGCTATCTGTGGACGGCGCCGGATTCGACCTGCACCGACGTGCCGGGCGTGTTCGCCGCCGGCGACGTGACCGACGACATCTATCGCCAGGCGGTGACGGCGGCGGGGCTTGGCTGCATGGCCGCGCTCGAGGCGGAAAAGTACCTCGCCGGGATCGAAGTTCACCGCGAAGCGGCGGAGTAA